The following proteins are co-located in the Branchiostoma lanceolatum isolate klBraLanc5 chromosome 16, klBraLanc5.hap2, whole genome shotgun sequence genome:
- the LOC136421355 gene encoding cytochrome P450 2U1-like — protein MESFVVVISGLLANLTLQSALVLVLAFLTTYWLLGAGSRQKNLPPGPRGLPLLGNLLSFRPSHLLSNLAAWRQQYGDVFCVRIANKLVVVLNGHKAIQDALVKQPEVFSDRPPMSEVHFKDAGIVMARYGEDWKVKRRIGLTALRQFGMGKRSLEGKITEEARSLCDVLAEKNGTATDMSLLLSNGVSNVICVMSFGERFEYNDMEFQRLMRLISVIAGNAGSSIAKSIPFLRKLPFVRKELEKVDRNDKELVDFIKAKINENKETFDPADIRDIIDVYLMETQHQTPDEADRTISEIGMINTVRDLFIAGAETTATTLKWGLLYLARHLEVQRKVQDEIDREFGASPPTFSQRGKLPYTEATIMEIQRIRPIVPLFPHTTSAATVLRGFDIPANTFVIPNLWSAMTDPEVTPDPETFNPDRFLDEDGSLVRPEWLIPFSLGRRQCLGEQLAKMELFIFLATLLQHFTFKLPDGAPAPSMEGSLGVVLAPKAYQTCAVPRDD, from the exons ATGGAGTCATTTGTGGTTGTTATAAGCGGTTTACTCGCTAACCTGACCCTACAGTCCGCCCTGGTTCTCGTCCTGGCCTTCCTGACGACCTACTGGCTCCTGGGCGCAGGTAGTCGGCAGAAGAACCTTCCGCCCGGCCCCAGGGGCCTGCCCCTACTCGGCAACCTGCTCAGCTTCCGCCCGAGCCACCTGTTATCCAACCTGGCCGCCTGGCGGCAGCAGTACGGGGATGTTTTCTGTGTGAGGATCGCCAACAAGCTGGTTGTCGTGCTGAATGG GCACAAGGCTATCCAGGACGCGCTCGTCAAGCAACCCGAAGTATTCTCTGACCGCCCTCCCATGTCCGAAGTACATTTCAAGGACGCAG GAATCGTCATGGCCCGTTACGGGGAGGATTGGAAGGTGAAACGCCGAATTGGCCTGACCGCTCTCCGTCAGTTCGGCATGGGCAAACGGAGTCTGGAGGGCAAAATCACAGAGGAGGCTCGGTCCTTGTGTGACGTTCTTGCGGAAAAGAACGGCACTGCAACGGACATGTCGCTTCTTTTGTCAAATGGCGTTTCTAACGTTATTTGCGTCATGTCGTTTGGTGAGCGATTCGAATACAACGACATGGAGTTCCAGAGGCTCATGCGACTGATTTCGGTGATCGCAGGAAATGCCGGATCTTCCATTGCTAAATCTATCCCCTTCTTGCGCAAGTTGCCCTTTGTCAGAAAGGAACTGGAAAAAGTAGACAGAAATGACAAGGAGCTCGTTGACTTTATCAAAGCAAAGAtcaatgaaaacaaagaaacttttgaCCCAGCCGACATCCGGGACATTATCGACGTGTACTTGATGGAGACCCAGCACCAGACCCCGGATGAAGCGGACCGCACCATTTCAGAAATAGGGATGATCAACACAGTGAGAGATTTGTTCATCGCTGGAGCAGAAACTACAGCCACGACCCTGAAATGGGGGTTGCTGTACCTAGCGCGCCACCTGGAGGTGCAGCGAAAAGTGCAGGATGAGATCGACCGAGAGTTCGGCGCCAGTCCTCCCACCTTCTCCCAGCGAGGGAAACTGCCCTACACCGAGGCCACCATAATggaaatccagcggatccgacCTATCGTGCCGCTCTTTCCTCATACTACCTCCGCTGCAACAGTGTTGCGCGGGTTCGACATACCGGCCAACACTTTCGTCATCCCGAACCTGTGGTCCGCCATGACGGATCCGGAAGTGACCCCTGACCCCGAGACCTTCAACCCGGATAGGTTTCTCGATGAAGATGGAAGTCTTGTCCGTCCAGAATGGTTAATTCCATTCTCGCTAG GGCGGCGTCAGTGCCTTGGTGAGCAACTGGCCAAGATGGAACTTTTCATCTTCTTGGCAACCTTGCTGCAGCACTTCACATTCAAGCTGCCAGACGGCGCTCCTGCACCATCGATGGAAGGCTCCTTGGGTGTTGTCCTTGCACCCAAAGCCTACCAGACTTGCGCCGTCCCTAGGGATGATTAG
- the LOC136422225 gene encoding uncharacterized protein, which produces MDHRATLQAEAKDDLDLSLGPQHRRVRSTDRRCPSIRSRLVAYDSVTRNLRAEAKAEKEYLQILEKERGILNKQFRDCARYFDYIVPDYSCGSLRQLILKYDTRIGFSERRLFQHHQDLDWLDGQRDMTRKQYEACTYRRWADSRARRG; this is translated from the exons ATGGATCATagagctactctccaagcagag GCaaaagacgaccttgaccttagtCTCGGTCCGCAGCACCGCAGGGTGAGGAGCACGGACCGCAGGTGCCCCAGTATCCGGTCACGACTAGTGGCCTACGACAGCGTCACACGGAACCTACGAGCCGAGGCTAAGGCCGAGAAAGAGTACCTCCAGATCCTGGAGAAGGAAAGGGGCATTCTCAACAAGCAGTTCAGGGACTGCGCCAG ATATTTTGACTACATCGTTCCTGACTACAGCTGCGGGTCGCTGCGACAGCTGATCCTGAAGTACGACACCCGGATAGGTTTCTCGGAGCGCCGCCTGTTCCAGCACCACCAGGACTTGGACTGGCTGGACGGGCAGAGGGACATGACCAGGAAGCAGTACGAGGCGTGCACATACCGCAG ATGGGCAGACTCACGTGCACGCAGAGGGTGA